GCAGGGAAGCGGCGGCGGCACCGTGTGCCACAGCCTGACGGAGGCAGTCGGCCGGGGCGGCGCCCTGGCTGGAGGCGAGCAGGTAGCCGGCGAGGGATGAATCGCCCGCGCCGACCGTGCTGACCGCCTTGACCGGCGGATGCGTGGCCAGCCACGCGCCGTCGGACGTCACAAGTACCGCACCTTTGGAACCGAGCGTTGCCAGCACGGCACCTACACCGGAACGTACGACGGCGGCGGCGGCTGCCGCGGCAGCCTCCGGATCCGCTTCCAGTTCGTCAGCGGTGGACGCCGTGGCGAAACCGGCTGCGGCAGCCAGCTCCGCCAGTTCTTCGGCGTTGGGTTTGAGGAGGTCCGGCATACCCGACGCATCGCCCGAGAGGGCTGCGGCGAGGGGCGCGCCGGAGGAGTCGACGGCAATGCGCGGGGCAGCATGTCCTGTGCCGTTGCCGTCATTTGTGGAGCGAAGCCGCCGGGTGACGGTGGCGTAGAAATCGGCCGGAACTCCGGGTGGGAGCGAGCCGGCCAGGACAACCCAGCTGGCGCCGCGGGAACGTTCCAGCAGCAGCCCGATCAGGGCTTCCTGCTGGTCTTCGCTCAGCACCGGGCCGGGTTCGTTGATCTTGGTGGTGACGCCATCCGGCTCCGTCAATGCCACGTTGGTACGCAGCGGCTCGTGGATGGGGAGGGCGGCGAAGGGGACGCCGCTGTCACGAAGCCCCGCGAGTACGGGATCGGAGTCGCCGCCCGGAAGGACCGCCAGTGTTTCCAGTCCGGAAGCCACCAGGGCGCGGGAGACGTTGACGCCCTTGCCGCCCGATTCCTGGCGGACGGAGACGGCCCGCTGCACTTCCCCGCGCAGCAGGGGCGAGGGGAGGCTCACTGTACGGTCAAGGCTGGGGTTCGCGGTCAGGGTGACAATCATGCGATCACCACGTCAACGCCGGCGTCAGCAAGCGCCGCTGCGAGTTCCGGGCTGGGTTCACTGTCTGTAATCAAGGTGTCCAGATCTTTCAACGAGGCGAACTGGACCAGCGTTTCCGCATCCAGCTTGGACGAATCGGCCAGCACCACAATGCGGCGTGCCGACTGGACGAAGGCAGCCTTGACGGCGGCTTCTTCAGGATCGGGCGTGCTCAGCCCGAAGGCCGAATGGACTCCGTTGGCGCCGATGAAGGCGATGTCCGGACGGATCCGGTGGGCTGCGTCCACGGTGGACTGCCCCACGGCAGCCTGGGTGAGGCCGCGGACCCTGCCGCCCAGGAGATGGAGGGCAATTCCCGGCTCGCCGGCGAGCTTCGCGGCGATGGGGATCGCATGGGTGATGACCACCAGTTCGTTGTCGGCGCCTACTGCCGATGTGCCGGGCTC
This genomic window from Arthrobacter sp. 24S4-2 contains:
- a CDS encoding 1-phosphofructokinase family hexose kinase; translated protein: MIVTLTANPSLDRTVSLPSPLLRGEVQRAVSVRQESGGKGVNVSRALVASGLETLAVLPGGDSDPVLAGLRDSGVPFAALPIHEPLRTNVALTEPDGVTTKINEPGPVLSEDQQEALIGLLLERSRGASWVVLAGSLPPGVPADFYATVTRRLRSTNDGNGTGHAAPRIAVDSSGAPLAAALSGDASGMPDLLKPNAEELAELAAAAGFATASTADELEADPEAAAAAAAAVVRSGVGAVLATLGSKGAVLVTSDGAWLATHPPVKAVSTVGAGDSSLAGYLLASSQGAAPADCLRQAVAHGAAAASLPGSTVPAVHQTTPDAVTITALRKD
- a CDS encoding DeoR/GlpR family DNA-binding transcription regulator, which gives rise to MFAEERQQLIAGLVAESGRASVTALAERFSITTETVRRDLAALEAAGTVRRVHGGAVAPDRISTTEESILERTIQRQPEKLRIAEAALAFIPQSPAGSILVDAGSTTEALADLIALRLAEPGTSAVGADNELVVITHAIPIAAKLAGEPGIALHLLGGRVRGLTQAAVGQSTVDAAHRIRPDIAFIGANGVHSAFGLSTPDPEEAAVKAAFVQSARRIVVLADSSKLDAETLVQFASLKDLDTLITDSEPSPELAAALADAGVDVVIA